The Actinomycetota bacterium genome segment TAAGCACTGCTTGGTTGATTATATAATTATTTTTTAAGTAAAAGAAGAAAGCTCCTCCGCCTATGAAAGGCTCAATGTAGTAATCTATTTTTCCCAGCTCAATAATTTTCAATGGTAAACGCTTAGCCAGCTCAGGTATAAGCTGATTCTTGCCGCCTGCCCATTTTAGGAAAGGTTTTGCTTTTTTCTCTTCAAGTAATTTTAATTTACTCATGAATTAATTAGGTCATCCACTTTTACACCTAGCGCATTAGCTATTTTTACTAATGTCTTTATCGTTGGATTCTTATTGTTACCAGTTTCTATCTTTACCAAAGTGGTAAGAGTTATATCTGCTTTTTTGGTTAACTTATCTTGGGATAAACCTTTTTTAGTGCGATAATTTTTTATATTGCTACCCAGGGTGTTAATTTGTTTAACTTTCATTATATTGCAATAATAATAATTATTTCA includes the following:
- a CDS encoding helix-turn-helix transcriptional regulator gives rise to the protein MKVKQINTLGSNIKNYRTKKGLSQDKLTKKADITLTTLVKIETGNNKNPTIKTLVKIANALGVKVDDLINS